One region of Deltaproteobacteria bacterium genomic DNA includes:
- a CDS encoding ATP-binding cassette domain-containing protein, translated as MNNGEILAVRGLNVSYGEAKVLFDIDLGVAPGQVVTCVGRNGAGKTTLL; from the coding sequence ATGAATAACGGCGAAATACTGGCGGTCAGAGGCCTGAATGTTTCTTACGGTGAAGCGAAGGTTTTATTCGATATCGATCTCGGGGTAGCACCGGGCCAAGTGGTGACCTGCGTGGGTCGAAACGGCGCCGGCAAAACCACACTGCTCAG